One stretch of Chryseobacterium fluminis DNA includes these proteins:
- a CDS encoding helix-turn-helix domain-containing protein, whose protein sequence is MGHIITYSFKPIENPKQNLHIISVSERMEKGKDLILVAHRTDFFIVQVITSGRSSHMVDFNEITVEKGDVLFIVPGQIHAFRKGIDYDGWLVAFPKDFFYQSSHDHYFLDNANIFNNLHQITRLNLPGDELDPILALILKISDELKSRHDTFQRQILHNYLSNLLLFSERKFIQDHTDETKSILLTQEGKLVTEFKKQINKYFRNQTTVKYYAGMLLVSERTLQKATMATLGKSPKELINEQIILESKRLLVHELMTVKEIGYFLGFDEPSNFTKFFKKQTGISPSQFKSKN, encoded by the coding sequence ATGGGACACATTATTACGTATTCTTTTAAACCTATTGAAAACCCTAAACAAAATCTGCATATCATATCTGTTTCCGAGCGGATGGAAAAAGGAAAGGATCTGATCTTGGTGGCACATCGTACAGATTTCTTTATTGTACAGGTAATAACCAGTGGCAGATCTTCTCATATGGTAGATTTCAACGAAATAACGGTAGAAAAGGGAGATGTCTTGTTTATTGTACCCGGCCAGATACATGCTTTTCGCAAAGGTATAGATTATGACGGCTGGCTTGTCGCTTTTCCAAAGGATTTTTTTTACCAGTCGTCCCATGATCATTATTTTCTTGATAATGCCAATATTTTTAACAACTTACATCAAATTACCCGCCTCAATCTTCCGGGAGATGAACTAGACCCTATTCTGGCTCTGATTTTAAAAATATCCGATGAGCTGAAAAGCAGACACGATACATTCCAACGTCAGATTCTCCATAATTATTTATCCAATCTGCTTCTGTTTTCAGAACGTAAGTTTATACAGGACCATACAGATGAAACTAAAAGTATCCTGTTAACGCAGGAGGGAAAGCTTGTAACAGAATTTAAAAAGCAAATTAATAAATATTTCCGGAATCAGACCACGGTAAAATATTATGCAGGTATGCTTCTGGTAAGTGAAAGAACATTACAGAAAGCGACGATGGCTACCCTCGGAAAATCCCCGAAGGAACTGATTAATGAGCAGATTATCCTCGAAAGTAAGCGCCTGCTTGTACATGAATTAATGACAGTCAAAGAAATAGGGTACTTCCTGGGATTTGACGAACCTTCTAATTTTACAAAATTTTTTAAAAAACAGACCGGAATCTCTCCGAGCCAGTTCAAAAGTAAAAACTGA